The following coding sequences are from one Halomonas sp. HAL1 window:
- a CDS encoding DUF2955 domain-containing protein has translation MFIESRLTQNGLRQCLRVAGGGALGFVISQLMGWNYGVFFTVFPMFLLGMVPILNGHIIRQFLANVSLNVLEVSLVVGLLKHMPVVMTLVVLAMFLFRFNLMAKGPLFLFGANGVLTLSILLHFASYPSVDLSDLLACNLVASGLAVFIAMLMHTLFPDVEPRKPPPGATKPASQIRHETLIGALTATLSFVVFQVFDLQGSLSAQMATILVLFALGYSGAKVSAAKRAVGTLLGCNLALLMQLLLYTQSHHFLLVMLLYWLGLMLFAREHIIEGAGSGIGFGGLTTLGILFGQSLGPQQDLIYSALYRFSSMSVALTLTLLVMACLHFLLNRWEPTRLTT, from the coding sequence ATGTTTATTGAGTCTAGGCTAACCCAGAACGGGTTGCGGCAGTGCCTTCGCGTGGCGGGCGGCGGTGCGCTGGGCTTTGTGATCAGCCAGCTAATGGGTTGGAACTATGGGGTGTTTTTCACCGTTTTCCCGATGTTTCTGCTCGGCATGGTGCCTATTCTCAATGGCCATATCATTCGCCAGTTTTTAGCCAACGTATCGCTCAATGTGCTTGAGGTGAGCCTGGTGGTCGGGCTGCTCAAGCATATGCCGGTGGTGATGACGTTGGTGGTGCTGGCGATGTTTCTGTTTCGCTTTAACCTGATGGCGAAAGGGCCGCTGTTTCTGTTTGGCGCTAACGGCGTGCTGACGCTCAGCATTCTGCTCCACTTCGCCAGTTACCCGAGTGTGGATTTGAGCGACCTATTGGCCTGCAATCTTGTTGCCAGCGGTTTGGCAGTGTTTATCGCCATGCTGATGCATACGCTTTTTCCTGATGTTGAACCGCGTAAGCCACCACCGGGGGCTACCAAGCCAGCCTCGCAGATACGCCATGAAACCTTGATTGGCGCATTGACCGCCACGCTCTCTTTTGTGGTGTTTCAGGTGTTTGACTTGCAGGGGTCGCTTTCCGCGCAGATGGCTACCATCTTGGTACTGTTTGCGCTGGGGTATTCCGGTGCGAAGGTCTCCGCCGCCAAGCGTGCCGTGGGCACGCTGCTGGGCTGTAATCTAGCGCTATTGATGCAGCTGCTGCTTTATACCCAGAGCCACCACTTTCTACTGGTGATGCTGCTCTACTGGCTGGGATTAATGCTATTTGCGCGAGAACATATCATTGAAGGCGCCGGGTCGGGGATCGGTTTTGGCGGGCTAACCACCTTGGGGATTCTGTTTGGACAATCGCTAGGCCCGCAGCAAGATTTGATCTATAGCGCGCTTTACCGCTTCTCCTCCATGAGCGTCGCACTGACACTCACCCTGCTCGTCATGGCCTGTCTGCATTTTTTATTGAATCGCTGGGAGCCAACCCGCTTAACCACATAA
- a CDS encoding DASS family sodium-coupled anion symporter codes for MTKLPFKPWPTVTAVAMTLLIWLAVPLPEGLTSDAWLMLAIFVGTIAAIIGKAMPIGAISIIAISIVAASGVTSDNPGTAINDALSSYSNSLIWLIAISIMISRGLIKTGLGARIGYYFISIFGKKTLGIGYSLAFSELCIAPVTPSNTARGGGIMHPIMRSIAKGFDSRPEEGTSNKIGKYLALVNYHSNPITSAMFVTATAPNPLTVQLISIATGAEIQLSWMTWAIAMLLPGLVAILCMPLALYWLYPPEIKETPNATKMARDKLTELGKLSRNEGIMLFVFLVLLLLWADIPALFLGESVTLNTTTSAFIGLSILLLTGVLNWDDVLAEKNAWDTLLWFGALIMMATQLNQTGLIDWFSTNMQDWITMMGIGWMGASTLLVLTFLYTHYFFASTTAHITAMMAAFLTVGLSLGAPPMPFVLIMAATSSIMMTLTHYATGTSPVIFGSGYLTLGEWWKAGFIMSVVNLAIWVLVGGLWWKLLGHY; via the coding sequence ATGACCAAGCTGCCCTTTAAGCCTTGGCCAACCGTTACTGCGGTGGCCATGACCCTACTGATATGGCTGGCTGTTCCCTTGCCGGAAGGTCTCACCTCTGATGCTTGGCTGATGTTAGCCATTTTTGTGGGGACGATCGCCGCGATTATCGGTAAAGCCATGCCCATCGGCGCCATCTCCATCATTGCCATTTCCATTGTGGCGGCGAGCGGTGTGACCAGTGATAACCCAGGAACGGCTATTAACGATGCCCTGAGCAGTTACTCGAACTCTTTGATCTGGCTTATCGCTATTTCAATCATGATTTCTCGCGGGCTAATTAAAACGGGCCTTGGCGCACGCATCGGCTACTATTTTATTTCCATCTTCGGCAAGAAAACCTTGGGGATCGGCTATAGTTTGGCGTTTTCAGAGCTTTGCATTGCACCGGTTACTCCCAGCAATACCGCTCGCGGCGGCGGTATCATGCACCCCATCATGCGCTCTATTGCTAAAGGTTTTGACTCACGCCCTGAAGAAGGCACTTCTAATAAGATCGGTAAATACCTTGCCCTGGTGAATTACCACAGCAACCCTATTACCTCAGCGATGTTTGTTACCGCTACGGCGCCCAACCCCTTAACTGTACAGCTCATTTCAATTGCTACCGGGGCAGAAATTCAACTGAGTTGGATGACTTGGGCGATCGCTATGCTGTTGCCCGGCCTAGTGGCCATTCTTTGTATGCCATTGGCTCTTTACTGGCTTTACCCGCCTGAAATCAAGGAGACTCCTAACGCCACAAAAATGGCACGGGATAAACTTACCGAGTTGGGAAAATTAAGTCGAAACGAAGGCATCATGCTGTTTGTCTTTCTGGTGCTATTACTGCTATGGGCGGATATTCCCGCTCTATTCCTCGGGGAATCTGTCACTCTCAACACCACTACGTCGGCTTTTATTGGGCTCTCTATATTGCTGCTAACCGGGGTATTGAACTGGGATGATGTACTGGCAGAAAAGAACGCTTGGGATACCCTGCTCTGGTTCGGCGCCCTCATTATGATGGCGACCCAGCTCAACCAGACGGGCTTGATCGATTGGTTTTCCACCAATATGCAAGACTGGATCACCATGATGGGCATCGGCTGGATGGGAGCGTCCACTTTACTAGTCCTGACCTTCCTTTATACCCACTACTTTTTTGCCAGCACCACCGCCCATATCACCGCTATGATGGCTGCCTTCCTTACCGTTGGATTGAGCCTTGGCGCCCCGCCCATGCCTTTTGTTCTCATCATGGCCGCTACCTCTTCCATAATGATGACGCTGACGCACTACGCCACAGGCACCTCACCGGTAATTTTCGGCTCAGGTTACCTAACGCTAGGCGAGTGGTGGAAAGCTGGCTTCATCATGAGCGTGGTTAATCTAGCGATTTGGGTACTAGTGGGCGGATTGTGGTGGAAGCTATTGGGTCACTACTGA
- a CDS encoding EamA family transporter: MSAPTLPKLLPRHLAILLMMTVATMFAANHVSARLAFDNGTGLLLAVLTRSGVACLILVALVIVQRKRLWLPAGSWPWQLTVGLLIAVQSVSLYSAVARLPVVIALLLVNTFPIQLALLSWALGGPRPTLRSCLIMGTILIGLLVVLDIPSWLASADGMGPGWIAGIGFGLMAAFVFACALWVTEHRLAGVGSTLRSLLTMQTVFIVMIIGGIAGVVPGGMSLPDNSAGWLGLSLLGLLYGSAFSTLFIFVPRLDMARNAPVMNIEPVASLILGYFVLDQMLSPGQLVGGAVVVGGIIVLSLSKGR; encoded by the coding sequence ATGTCAGCGCCCACACTGCCCAAGCTATTGCCGCGCCATCTGGCGATTCTATTGATGATGACCGTGGCCACCATGTTCGCCGCCAACCACGTCTCCGCACGGCTGGCATTTGATAATGGCACGGGGTTGCTGCTAGCCGTTTTAACCCGTTCGGGCGTTGCCTGCTTAATTTTGGTGGCGCTGGTCATCGTGCAACGCAAGCGCCTATGGTTACCCGCTGGCTCATGGCCATGGCAACTGACCGTGGGGCTGCTGATTGCGGTACAAAGCGTCAGCCTCTATTCAGCGGTGGCAAGGCTACCGGTGGTGATTGCGCTGCTGCTGGTGAATACCTTCCCCATTCAACTGGCGTTATTGAGCTGGGCACTGGGCGGCCCGCGGCCAACCCTGCGTAGCTGCCTGATCATGGGCACTATTTTAATTGGCTTGCTGGTAGTGCTGGATATTCCTTCCTGGCTCGCCAGTGCTGATGGCATGGGGCCCGGATGGATTGCGGGCATTGGCTTTGGTCTTATGGCCGCGTTTGTATTTGCCTGCGCGCTATGGGTGACCGAACACCGCTTGGCCGGTGTAGGCAGTACGCTGCGTAGCCTGCTGACCATGCAAACGGTGTTTATTGTCATGATTATTGGCGGCATCGCCGGTGTCGTACCAGGGGGCATGAGCCTGCCGGATAACAGTGCCGGGTGGCTGGGGCTTTCGCTGTTAGGGCTGTTGTATGGTTCGGCGTTTTCCACGCTGTTTATTTTTGTGCCGCGACTCGATATGGCCCGCAATGCACCGGTCATGAATATCGAGCCGGTTGCTTCCTTGATACTGGGTTATTTTGTGCTGGATCAAATGCTTAGCCCCGGCCAGCTAGTGGGTGGCGCGGTAGTAGTGGGCGGTATTATTGTGCTTAGCTTATCCAAAGGAAGGTAA
- a CDS encoding NAD(P)-dependent alcohol dehydrogenase yields MPTMMKAAIFVEPGRIEIDDKPIPEIGPNDALMRVTTTTICGTDVHILKGEYPVERGLTIGHEPVGIIEKLGANVKGYKEGQRVIAGAICPSFTSYACQDDCCSQDGGHHGHGYKPMGGWRFGNTIDGAQAEYLLVPDAQANLSPVPDGLTDEQVLMCPDIMSTGFAGAEAAGIKIGDTVAIFAQGPIGLCATAGARLRGAGMIIAVDGVDERLAMAKQMGADVTLDFRKVDVVEEILKLTGGRGVDSAIEALGLQQTFESALRVLKPGGTLSSLGVYSQDLTIPLGAFCAGLGDHKIVTSLCPGGKERMRRLMSIIAAGRLDLGPMVTHRYALDNIVEAYDLFSHQRDGVLKVALKVS; encoded by the coding sequence ATGCCTACCATGATGAAAGCGGCTATCTTCGTTGAACCCGGCCGCATCGAAATCGACGACAAACCCATTCCCGAGATCGGCCCCAACGATGCGCTAATGCGTGTGACCACCACCACGATCTGCGGGACCGATGTGCATATCCTGAAAGGTGAGTACCCGGTGGAGCGCGGCCTAACCATCGGCCATGAACCCGTGGGCATTATCGAAAAACTGGGGGCCAACGTTAAAGGCTATAAAGAAGGCCAACGGGTCATTGCTGGCGCCATCTGCCCCAGCTTTACCTCCTACGCCTGCCAGGATGATTGCTGCTCACAAGATGGCGGCCACCACGGCCACGGTTATAAACCGATGGGCGGCTGGCGCTTTGGTAACACTATCGATGGTGCCCAGGCCGAGTACCTGCTGGTGCCGGATGCCCAGGCCAACCTCTCGCCAGTACCGGACGGCCTAACCGACGAACAGGTGCTGATGTGCCCGGACATTATGTCCACCGGCTTTGCCGGTGCCGAAGCCGCCGGTATCAAAATCGGCGATACGGTGGCGATATTCGCCCAAGGGCCGATTGGCCTGTGCGCTACCGCCGGTGCGCGGCTGCGTGGGGCCGGGATGATCATTGCGGTAGACGGGGTTGATGAGCGTTTGGCCATGGCCAAGCAGATGGGCGCGGACGTAACGCTGGATTTCCGCAAGGTGGATGTGGTCGAGGAAATTCTCAAGCTCACCGGCGGGCGCGGCGTCGATTCCGCGATTGAAGCGCTTGGCCTGCAACAGACCTTTGAATCCGCCCTGCGGGTGCTAAAACCCGGCGGAACGCTCTCCAGCCTGGGTGTTTACTCCCAAGACCTGACGATTCCGCTGGGTGCTTTCTGTGCGGGCCTGGGTGACCACAAGATCGTTACCTCACTTTGCCCTGGCGGCAAAGAGCGTATGCGCAGGCTGATGAGCATCATTGCCGCCGGACGGTTGGATCTTGGCCCCATGGTGACCCACCGTTACGCGCTGGATAATATCGTCGAAGCCTACGACCTGTTCTCCCACCAGCGCGACGGCGTATTAAAAGTGGCCCTCAAGGTTTCCTGA
- a CDS encoding porin family protein — MKMSLLSLTSAALLVGAGAFAASAQAQQSFTYPQGYVGGDAMFWNLDPEQGSSRDAVGLRLRGGAQFNDYFALEGHLGTGGSDGDADLDHLAGAYAKGIFPVAPEVRLYGLAGFTEVELDSNRESGFSYGGGAEMDVAPNLSVGADYMRYLDKSDYTFDAASVGLRYRF, encoded by the coding sequence ATGAAGATGTCCCTATTATCACTTACATCGGCGGCACTCCTGGTTGGCGCAGGCGCCTTTGCAGCTTCTGCACAAGCCCAGCAATCCTTCACCTACCCACAAGGATATGTTGGTGGTGATGCGATGTTTTGGAATTTGGATCCAGAACAAGGTTCCTCCCGTGACGCCGTTGGCCTACGCCTACGCGGTGGCGCCCAATTTAACGACTACTTCGCCCTTGAAGGCCATTTAGGCACGGGTGGTTCAGATGGCGACGCCGATTTAGACCATTTGGCTGGCGCCTATGCGAAGGGGATTTTCCCGGTAGCACCCGAAGTAAGGCTATATGGTTTAGCGGGTTTCACGGAAGTAGAGCTTGATAGTAATCGGGAAAGCGGCTTTTCCTATGGCGGCGGTGCGGAAATGGATGTAGCCCCCAATTTATCGGTGGGCGCAGATTACATGCGCTATCTGGATAAGTCTGACTACACCTTCGATGCGGCTAGCGTTGGTTTACGCTACCGGTTTTAA
- a CDS encoding CsbD family protein produces MTTGTEDKAKGAGNKAAGKAKEAAGKATDSHKTEAKGKAQQAKGEMQKGKGDAKDSQKKKR; encoded by the coding sequence ATGACAACGGGTACAGAAGATAAAGCAAAAGGCGCAGGCAACAAAGCAGCCGGTAAAGCCAAAGAAGCCGCAGGCAAAGCGACTGACAGTCACAAAACAGAAGCTAAAGGTAAAGCCCAGCAGGCGAAAGGTGAAATGCAAAAAGGCAAAGGCGACGCCAAGGATAGCCAAAAGAAAAAGCGCTAA
- the cyoE gene encoding heme o synthase, producing the protein MDHAASASQHDDRLTTAPSRWRDLLELTKPGIIGGNLIATLGGYFLAAQGQFEWLSFVSVMVGIALIIASGCACNNVIDRDIDALMARTRHRPLVRGSISITQALGVSALLGVSGVVCLALGTNGLTVALAVIGWGVYVGLYSLYMKRRSEYGTLVGSLSGAMPPVVGYCAVTGQFDSGAIMLLVIFCLWQMPHSYAIAIFRYADYRRASIPVLPVVRGVKMAKHHILGYIVAFIPASLALGLASQAGAGYLCVALTMGGYWLYLAVRGYRLDDDVRWAKKVFGVSILTITAMSLVMVLEAMVPMLV; encoded by the coding sequence GTGGATCATGCAGCATCTGCATCTCAACATGATGATCGGCTGACCACGGCACCTAGCCGTTGGCGGGATCTGCTTGAACTGACCAAACCCGGCATTATCGGGGGTAACCTGATTGCCACCCTGGGCGGCTATTTCCTGGCCGCGCAGGGGCAGTTTGAGTGGCTCAGCTTTGTCTCGGTCATGGTGGGGATTGCATTAATCATCGCGTCTGGCTGTGCGTGTAATAACGTCATCGACCGCGATATTGATGCACTGATGGCGCGTACGCGCCATCGCCCACTGGTACGGGGCAGCATCTCCATTACCCAGGCACTGGGCGTTTCGGCGCTGTTGGGGGTCTCGGGGGTGGTGTGCTTGGCGCTGGGCACTAATGGGTTAACCGTAGCCTTGGCCGTGATTGGGTGGGGCGTGTATGTGGGGCTGTATAGCCTTTATATGAAGCGCCGCTCCGAATACGGCACCTTGGTTGGTAGCCTTTCAGGGGCTATGCCACCGGTGGTGGGCTACTGCGCAGTCACGGGGCAGTTCGACAGCGGCGCCATTATGTTGCTGGTGATTTTCTGCCTGTGGCAGATGCCGCACTCTTACGCCATTGCGATCTTCCGCTATGCCGATTATCGCCGCGCCTCGATTCCAGTACTGCCGGTGGTGCGCGGGGTCAAAATGGCTAAGCACCATATTCTGGGCTACATCGTGGCGTTTATTCCCGCCTCGCTGGCGCTGGGGTTGGCTAGTCAAGCGGGTGCCGGATATCTGTGTGTAGCACTGACCATGGGCGGCTACTGGCTCTACTTGGCAGTGCGTGGCTATCGGTTAGACGACGATGTCCGCTGGGCCAAAAAGGTGTTTGGGGTCTCCATTCTCACCATCACCGCGATGAGCTTAGTCATGGTGCTGGAAGCGATGGTGCCCATGCTGGTGTAG
- the thiC gene encoding phosphomethylpyrimidine synthase ThiC — translation MSKTSHFLAETAQVDAAAIQPLPGSRKVYIEGSQPDIRVPFREITLSPTKTSSIDEENPPLLVYDTSGPYTDPNAQVDLRQGLPALRRAWIEARDDTEFLAGPTSDYGNRRANDPTLAQLRFDLTRTPRRAKAGKNVTQLHYARQGIITPEMEFIALRENQRRQTLGTAEVERILGHQHPGQSFGASLPDEITPEFVRDEVARGRAIIPNNINHPESEPMIIGRNFLVKINGNLGNSAVTSSIEEEVDKMTWGIRWGADTIMDLSTGQNIHETREWIIRNSPVPIGTVPIYQALEKVNGVAEDLTWEIFRDTLIEQAEQGVDYFTIHAGVLLRYVPLTANRVTGIVSRGGSIMAKWCLYHHQESFLYTHFEEICEICKQYDVAFSLGDGLRPGSIADANDEAQMAELKTLGELTHIAWKHDVQVMIEGPGHVPMHLVKENMDKQLEYCDEAPFYTLGPLVTDIAPGYDHITSGIGAAMIGWFGCAMLCYVTPKEHLGLPNKDDVKTGIITYKIAAHAADLAKGHPAAQRRDNALSKARFEFRWEDQFNLGLDPDTAREYHDETLPKDSAKVAHFCSMCGPKFCSMKISQEVRDTYRDRTPENAAEGDAEAVKRGMQEQAEKFRREGSALYQEV, via the coding sequence ATGAGCAAAACAAGCCATTTTCTAGCCGAAACCGCCCAGGTCGATGCCGCCGCCATTCAGCCGCTGCCCGGCTCGCGGAAGGTGTATATCGAAGGCTCGCAGCCGGATATTCGCGTGCCGTTTCGGGAAATCACCCTGTCGCCGACCAAAACCAGCAGCATTGACGAAGAGAACCCGCCGCTGCTGGTGTACGACACCTCCGGCCCTTATACCGACCCCAATGCGCAGGTTGATCTACGCCAAGGCCTGCCTGCCCTGCGCCGCGCTTGGATTGAAGCGCGGGACGACACCGAATTTCTAGCGGGGCCAACGTCGGATTACGGTAACCGTCGCGCCAACGACCCGACGCTTGCCCAGCTGCGCTTTGATTTAACCCGCACACCACGCCGGGCTAAAGCAGGCAAGAACGTGACTCAACTGCACTACGCCCGCCAAGGGATTATTACCCCGGAAATGGAGTTTATCGCGCTACGGGAAAACCAGCGTCGCCAAACGTTAGGTACCGCTGAGGTAGAGCGGATTCTGGGCCACCAGCACCCCGGCCAAAGCTTTGGTGCCAGCTTGCCGGATGAGATTACCCCTGAATTCGTGCGTGATGAAGTCGCCCGCGGGCGGGCGATTATTCCCAATAATATCAACCACCCGGAAAGCGAGCCGATGATTATTGGCCGTAACTTCCTGGTCAAGATTAACGGCAACCTGGGCAACTCGGCAGTCACCTCTTCCATTGAAGAGGAGGTGGATAAGATGACCTGGGGCATCCGCTGGGGCGCGGACACCATCATGGATCTCTCCACCGGCCAGAATATCCATGAAACCCGCGAGTGGATCATCCGCAACTCGCCGGTGCCGATTGGCACGGTGCCTATCTATCAGGCGCTGGAGAAGGTCAATGGTGTTGCCGAAGACCTCACCTGGGAGATCTTCCGCGATACGCTGATCGAGCAGGCCGAACAGGGCGTGGACTACTTCACCATTCACGCGGGGGTGCTGCTGCGCTACGTGCCGCTCACCGCCAACCGCGTCACCGGCATTGTAAGCCGTGGCGGTTCCATCATGGCGAAGTGGTGCTTGTATCACCATCAGGAGAGCTTCCTGTACACCCACTTCGAGGAGATCTGCGAGATCTGCAAGCAGTACGATGTGGCGTTCTCGCTGGGCGACGGCCTGCGCCCCGGCTCCATTGCCGATGCCAACGATGAAGCGCAAATGGCGGAGCTAAAAACCCTGGGCGAGCTGACCCACATTGCCTGGAAGCACGATGTACAGGTGATGATTGAAGGCCCCGGCCATGTGCCCATGCACTTGGTAAAAGAGAACATGGATAAGCAGCTGGAGTACTGCGATGAAGCGCCCTTCTACACGCTTGGGCCGCTGGTGACGGATATCGCCCCCGGCTACGACCACATTACCTCCGGCATTGGGGCGGCGATGATCGGTTGGTTTGGCTGCGCCATGCTCTGCTACGTGACGCCGAAAGAGCATTTGGGCCTGCCCAACAAGGACGACGTCAAAACCGGTATTATCACCTACAAGATTGCCGCCCACGCAGCGGATTTGGCCAAGGGCCACCCGGCGGCGCAGCGTCGCGATAATGCCCTCTCCAAGGCGCGCTTCGAGTTCCGTTGGGAGGACCAGTTCAACCTGGGCCTAGACCCGGACACCGCACGGGAGTACCACGACGAAACCCTACCGAAGGACTCCGCCAAGGTGGCGCACTTCTGCTCCATGTGCGGGCCAAAGTTCTGCTCCATGAAAATCAGCCAGGAAGTGCGTGACACCTACCGCGACCGCACGCCGGAAAACGCCGCTGAAGGCGATGCCGAAGCGGTGAAACGCGGAATGCAGGAGCAGGCGGAGAAGTTCCGTCGGGAAGGCAGCGCGCTGTATCAGGAGGTATAA
- a CDS encoding HlyD family secretion protein has translation MTPDQTFARWVKVAVAAFVLLFIYFLLADSFMPMTPEARVMRPVTRIASELSGPVSDVLVSNHQHVEKGDVLFQIDPAPFRLAVEQAQLNREQSERENARLEAELTSAQAELASAEATAAERRGELRRAETLMARQSVSRQQYEQQVAAERTAQASVAAARAKIVSLEVQLGDSGETNLRLRQADNALSQAQLDLAHTQVRAAQAGSVTNLQLDVGDYVQTGQPALAVVADEIDIIADFREKSLRHVAPGDTARVVFDAWPGQVFDAQVLAMDAGVREGQLAADGQLADIPTTDRWVRDAQRMRVHIALTEPVANALASGARATVQLQPGDAALAKPFVWLQSHLISWLHYVY, from the coding sequence ATGACCCCTGATCAAACATTTGCCCGCTGGGTGAAGGTGGCGGTTGCTGCCTTTGTACTGCTATTTATCTACTTTCTGCTTGCTGATAGCTTTATGCCCATGACGCCAGAGGCGAGGGTGATGCGGCCGGTAACGCGGATTGCGTCCGAACTCAGCGGCCCGGTAAGCGATGTCTTGGTGAGCAATCATCAGCACGTGGAAAAGGGCGATGTGTTGTTTCAGATAGACCCGGCGCCGTTTCGGTTAGCGGTTGAGCAGGCGCAGCTTAATCGTGAGCAATCCGAACGGGAGAATGCTCGCCTGGAAGCGGAGCTAACCTCCGCGCAGGCAGAACTGGCCTCCGCTGAAGCCACGGCTGCCGAGCGGCGGGGCGAGCTTCGCCGAGCGGAAACACTAATGGCGCGGCAAAGCGTATCGCGCCAACAGTATGAACAGCAGGTGGCCGCTGAGCGCACCGCTCAAGCCAGCGTGGCGGCGGCCAGGGCGAAAATCGTTAGCTTGGAGGTCCAACTGGGCGATTCAGGTGAGACCAACCTGCGTTTGCGCCAAGCCGACAACGCGCTCTCTCAGGCCCAGTTGGACCTTGCCCATACCCAAGTGCGCGCGGCACAAGCGGGGAGTGTGACCAACCTGCAGCTGGACGTAGGTGACTACGTTCAGACTGGCCAGCCCGCGTTAGCCGTGGTGGCGGATGAGATAGATATCATTGCCGATTTCCGTGAAAAGAGCCTGCGCCATGTGGCACCCGGCGATACGGCGCGAGTAGTGTTTGATGCTTGGCCGGGGCAGGTGTTTGATGCACAGGTGCTCGCCATGGATGCCGGTGTACGCGAAGGGCAACTGGCTGCCGATGGCCAACTGGCCGATATCCCCACCACCGACCGCTGGGTACGCGATGCCCAGCGCATGCGTGTGCACATCGCGCTAACAGAACCGGTTGCCAACGCTCTCGCCAGCGGCGCACGTGCCACGGTGCAGCTTCAACCCGGTGACGCGGCCCTAGCCAAGCCTTTTGTATGGCTGCAGTCACACCTGATCAGCTGGCTTCACTATGTTTATTGA